In Gimesia panareensis, the genomic window TGCGCGGTCAACTCCGGAGGCAGCTCATCACGCACGCCCGTCGTACCGGCGACGGAGATACAGTAAATGAATCCGTTGGCTGCCTGCACGATCCGCCGTGTCCGATCCTCGGGGGTTAGCGGAGAGACCAGCTGGACCAGATCCAGCTGCGCGGTCCTGGTTTTTTCTGCGAACTCCTGGGCTTCGTCTCCGGGCAGGTCGGGCACAATCAGTCCCGAAAATCCGGCGTCAGCAGCTTCTTGTAAGAACCGGTCCGCACCATAGCGAAAGATGATCGCATACGAAACCATGCCGACCAGCGGAGGCAGGCTGACAGATTCATCCGCAGAGAGTGCCTTCAAAGCTTCGAACAAATCGTGCACGTGAAAACCGTTGTTGAGTGCCCGCGTGTAGGACTCCTGAATCACCGGGCCATCCGCGATCGGGTCGCTGTAGGGAAATCCGACCTCAACCAGATCGACTCCCTGTCGGGCCAGTTCTTTGAGCACATCCACGGTGGTTGCCAGATCCGGATCGCCGGCGGTAATGAAAGGCATGAACGCCATGCGGTTTTCGGATTTTAACGTCGCAAATTTTTCTGAGATCGAGCTTGTCACGATGAGGGGTACTGCTTTTAAGTGAAGATCAGTTAGAGTGATTGGTTTGATACGACAGGTCCCGCCCGGGTTTAAATTTCACGTCCCAGCAGGCGGGCCACTTCGTTTACGTCTTTGTCGCCGCGGCCGGAGAGACAGACGACAATCGTCTCGTCGGGGCTGGCCTGGCGGGCTGCTTTGACGGCGTAAGCGATCGCATGCGACGATTCAATCGCCGGGATGATCCCTTCCAGCCGGGCCATGGTCTGGAAACCTTCGAGGGCTTCATCGTCGGTGATCGCGGTGTAATTCACGCGGCCTGAATCTTTCCAGTAGCTGTGTTCCGGACCGACACCCGGATAGTCGAGTCCTGCTGAAATGGAGTGCACGTCCATTGTCTGGCCGTCATCGTCCTGCAGCACATATCCGAAGCTGCCGTGCAGGACGCCCTTGGCACCGTAGCTCAGCGTACTCGCATGCTCTCCCGGTTCGGGACCGCGGCCGCCCGCTTCCACGCCCGTCAGCTTGACGCCTTCATCGTCGATAAACGGATAGAACATCCCGGCTGAGTTGGAACCGCCGCCCACGCAGGCAATCACATGATCGGGGAGCTTACCTGTCTGTGCCAGGCACTGTTCGCGAGCCTCTTTACCAATCACCGACTGGAAGTCGCGGACCATCATTGGGAAGGGATGGGGACCAATCACCGAACCGATAATGTAGTGTGTGGTCTCCACGCTCGACATCCAGTCCCGCATCGCTTCGTTGACGGCGTCACGTAGAGTTTTCGAACCGCTGGAAACGCCACGGACTTCAGCGCCCATCATCTTCATGTTGAACACGTTCAGCTTCTGGCGGCGGATATCTTCCTCGCCCATGTAGACGATACATTCCAGTCCGAAGCGGGCACAGGCGACCGCCGAAGCCACGCCGTGCTGGCCGGCTCCCGTTTCGGCGATCACACGCTTTTTACCCATCCGCATGGTCAGCAGAGCCTGGCCCATGGTGTTGTTGATTTTGTGGGCACCGGTGTGGTTCAGATCTTCCCGTTTGAAGTAGATCTTGCCCCCGCCGCAATGTTCGGTCAGTCGTTCCGCAAAGTAGAGGGGGTTGGGGCGTCCCACGTAATGCTTGAGCAGGTCGTCCAGTTCCGCCTGGAAGGCAGGATCCTGTTTCGCTTTCTCGTATTCCTGGGTCAGTTCTTCCAGGGCGTGCATCAGGGTTTCGGGGACGAAGCGGCGGCCAAATTCTCCAAAGCGACCGGAAGAATCAGGCACATTCGATAAACTGGTTGTCATAACTGGCTCAAATTTGGTAGTAAATTATCAAAAAAACAGCGGTAGTGACCATTATTGAATGCCGGGTGGCAATGGTCAATGCCCCCCAATGGGACCCTTGAGAATCGGAAAAGGTTCGATCCGGTTTTTCCATTTGCCCGGATAGACAATTTGATATATGTGCTTATGTATCATGGTCTTCTGTCGTTTTAGCACTGGAAAATGAGCTGACCAGTCGTAATTTATTAGGATTTTCCCCCTAAGCTCGATAAAATACGTGATGCGCATCGTGAAACGTTCAGTTTCACGTCTCAGGAGAGGGGAGATTATCATGGATACAATCGATCAAAATCTGGACGACGCCATCAATTCCGATTCAATTCACATCGATGAATTTGAGCGTTTCTGTCTGCTGGAAGGCGAACTCCGCGGTTATCAGAATCTGGATGACAGCAACATTATCATTCCGGATTTTGTCTGCGTGCTTCGCTCGGCTCACCGGGAACTCACTGACTTTGAACCTCCCGTGGGTTAATTTTACTTTCGGTCCCCCTGTGATTTCATGACCGGAAAAATCTGCGCTGTGATGAAGTAACGCTCTCCATCACGTTCCACGATCAGTTCCGGCGCCCAGCTTTCGATCTCCTTACGTTTGTCTTCCGACATCGTATCGAATTTCAGATAACCGTACTGATTGGGCAGCGGCGGTTGCAGTACGCCCTCTTTGACGAGTTGATCAAAACGCCGGGGAGTGACGTAGTCCGTGTAGCCGTAACTCCAGGGCATACGATAACGCAGCACCTCTGCCCAGTTCACATACACATACGCGATATGTTCTGCTTTCAGTTTCTCTGCGATTTCGCGTGCCGGCTTCATCGAGAGTTCTTTGTCGGGAAGCTTGGGATCGGCTTCCGCCGTCCATTGTGTGAACAGGTCTTCGTCAAAAACCGTGTTATAAATCACAGGGAACTCGGCATTGAAGACCTTCGCTTCACCCACAAACAATACCACTTGATCGGGGCCGAGTTGCATCTGATTCAGCGCTTCAATTTCCGGCGCTGTCAGATTGCCGGTGAACTTGCGGGCGTAGGCGAAATCATCCAGGTAGGCGTTATTGCCCCCCAGACCACTGGTAACGATACACAGATTAAACAGTACGGCAAATATTACCGCTGCCGTCACACACGTTCGCCAGAGCAGTTTTGAACTCCAACTCGCTCCAATGCCCGCCAGTACTGCAACCACCGGCAGCATGGGTACCCAGAACCGGTCGATGCGATGGGTTAGAAGCCACCAGGAGAAGAACAGAAACCCGATATAAATCCAAAGCCAGTACATCAAGCGACGATGTTGTCGATTCAGGAAGGCCAGCGGCGCCAGGCAGAACAGCAGGGGACTGATCCAGTCGCTGGTCATCGTGACATCCAGCAGACTGGTTTTGAATTCTGTCAATCCAATCGGTTTCATCCCATGCCCGTTTTTCCACTTGGCATTCAATGCCTCCGTCAGGTCGTATCCCCCAAAGACCGAATACAACAGCGGGTAAACCGGATTGCCTGTCTCCACCAGATTTTTCAGCAACCAGGGGCCGATGGTGATCAGCGTACCGGCAGAGAACAACACGCCCAGTTTGAATGTCGCTGACCAGCGGAGTGATTTGTCTTCCTTGAGTAGAACCCAGGTAAAGCCCAGCAGCGTCAGTCCAAGAGGAATCACCACAGACAGAACCCCCGGATACTTGGTGGCCATCGCAGAGCCGGAGAGCAGCCCCGTCAGGA contains:
- the trpB gene encoding tryptophan synthase subunit beta, encoding MTTSLSNVPDSSGRFGEFGRRFVPETLMHALEELTQEYEKAKQDPAFQAELDDLLKHYVGRPNPLYFAERLTEHCGGGKIYFKREDLNHTGAHKINNTMGQALLTMRMGKKRVIAETGAGQHGVASAVACARFGLECIVYMGEEDIRRQKLNVFNMKMMGAEVRGVSSGSKTLRDAVNEAMRDWMSSVETTHYIIGSVIGPHPFPMMVRDFQSVIGKEAREQCLAQTGKLPDHVIACVGGGSNSAGMFYPFIDDEGVKLTGVEAGGRGPEPGEHASTLSYGAKGVLHGSFGYVLQDDDGQTMDVHSISAGLDYPGVGPEHSYWKDSGRVNYTAITDDEALEGFQTMARLEGIIPAIESSHAIAYAVKAARQASPDETIVVCLSGRGDKDVNEVARLLGREI
- the trpA gene encoding tryptophan synthase subunit alpha; translation: MTSSISEKFATLKSENRMAFMPFITAGDPDLATTVDVLKELARQGVDLVEVGFPYSDPIADGPVIQESYTRALNNGFHVHDLFEALKALSADESVSLPPLVGMVSYAIIFRYGADRFLQEAADAGFSGLIVPDLPGDEAQEFAEKTRTAQLDLVQLVSPLTPEDRTRRIVQAANGFIYCISVAGTTGVRDELPPELTAHLESLRSLTDLPLAVGFGISKPSHVDTLRGKADGFIIGSAIVKQFAAFSDPDKTRDEVISSIGKYAGEMAAATKG